A window from Fusobacterium sp. encodes these proteins:
- the galE gene encoding UDP-glucose 4-epimerase GalE, which yields MAILVCGGAGYIGSHVTRALIDSGEEVIVLDNLQTGHVDAVHEKAKLVLGDLRDNEFMEKIFNDNKIDGVIDFAAFSLVGESIEEPLKYFENNFYGTLCLLKAMKKYNVNKIVFSSTAATYGEPENIPILESDNTFPTNPYGESKLAVEKMFKWCDKAYGIKYTALRYFNVAGAHPTGEIGEDHSPESHLIPIILQVALGKREHIGIYGDDYPTADGTCIRDYIHVMDLADAHILALKRLNNGGESEIFNLGNGEGFSVKEVIEVARKVTKHPIPAVVSSRRAGDPAKLVASSEKAMKELKWNPKYNTLEKIIDTAWIWHKDHPNGYQD from the coding sequence ATGGCAATTTTAGTTTGTGGTGGAGCTGGATATATTGGAAGTCATGTTACCAGAGCTCTTATTGATAGTGGAGAAGAGGTTATAGTTCTTGATAATCTTCAAACCGGTCATGTTGATGCAGTTCATGAAAAAGCAAAACTTGTCTTGGGTGATTTAAGAGATAATGAATTTATGGAAAAAATATTTAATGATAACAAAATAGATGGTGTAATTGATTTTGCTGCTTTTTCTTTAGTTGGTGAAAGTATTGAAGAGCCTTTAAAATATTTTGAAAATAATTTTTATGGAACTTTATGCTTATTAAAAGCTATGAAAAAATATAATGTTAACAAAATAGTTTTCTCATCAACAGCAGCCACATATGGAGAACCTGAAAATATACCAATTCTTGAAAGTGACAACACTTTTCCTACCAACCCATATGGAGAAAGTAAACTTGCAGTTGAAAAAATGTTCAAATGGTGTGATAAAGCTTATGGAATAAAATATACAGCTTTAAGATATTTCAATGTTGCTGGTGCTCATCCTACTGGTGAAATAGGAGAAGATCATAGTCCAGAAAGTCATCTTATCCCTATTATACTTCAAGTAGCTCTTGGAAAAAGAGAACATATTGGAATATATGGAGATGATTATCCCACTGCTGATGGTACCTGTATCAGAGATTACATTCATGTAATGGATCTTGCTGATGCACATATTCTCGCTCTAAAAAGATTAAATAATGGTGGTGAAAGCGAAATATTCAATTTAGGTAATGGAGAAGGATTTTCTGTCAAAGAAGTTATTGAAGTTGCTAGAAAAGTAACTAAACATCCTATTCCTGCAGTAGTCTCATCTCGAAGAGCTGGAGATCCTGCTAAACTTGTAGCAAGTTCTGAAAAAGCTATGAAAGAATTAAAATGGAACCCTAAATATAATACACTTGAAAAAATAATTGATACAGCTTGGATATGGCACAAAGATCATCCAAATGGTTATCAAGACTGA
- the galT gene encoding UDP-glucose--hexose-1-phosphate uridylyltransferase → MNIFEEIKMLLTYGIKNDLIGKYDEIISRNEIISLLKLEEWKDTDISSKIIPEYPNKILENICNWAVEKGIIEDTVTTRELFDTEIMGKITPSATHVIDKFIKISSLGGIKKATDNYYEFAQKTNYIRTDRIAKNMHWYSNTEYGDMEITVNLSKPEKDPRDIAKERLLPLSSYPKCLLCYENVGYTGRINHPARQNHRILPFFLEGEEWFLQYSPYVYYNEHAIVFSKEHRPMKINKDTFSRITAFVEQVPHYFIGSNADLPIVGGSILSHDHYQGGHHEFPMAKSPIEKALIFKGFEDIEAGIVKWPMSVIRIKSHNRKKLVELAVKILDNWRKYNDESLNIYAFSDEIPHNTITPIGRRRGKDFELDLVLRNNKTTELYPLGIFHPHEDVHNIKKENIGLIEVMGLAVLPGRLKEELEILERYMTESDFKTKIKNDTKVEKHLEWAININKKYLKITSENIKNILKNEIGITFSRVLEDAGVFKRNIEGQNGLTRFIEYININ, encoded by the coding sequence ATGAATATATTTGAAGAAATAAAAATGCTTTTAACTTATGGTATAAAAAATGACCTTATAGGAAAATATGATGAAATCATCTCAAGGAATGAAATCATATCTCTTTTAAAACTTGAAGAATGGAAAGATACAGATATATCTTCAAAGATTATTCCTGAATATCCAAATAAAATATTGGAAAATATTTGTAATTGGGCTGTTGAAAAAGGAATAATAGAGGATACTGTTACTACCAGAGAGCTTTTTGATACTGAAATAATGGGAAAGATAACTCCCTCTGCTACTCATGTAATAGATAAGTTTATTAAAATATCAAGTCTTGGGGGAATAAAAAAAGCTACAGATAATTATTATGAATTTGCTCAGAAAACTAATTATATAAGAACAGATAGAATAGCCAAAAATATGCATTGGTACTCAAATACAGAATATGGAGATATGGAAATAACTGTAAATCTTTCTAAACCAGAAAAAGATCCAAGAGATATAGCAAAAGAAAGACTTCTTCCACTATCATCATATCCAAAATGCCTTTTATGCTATGAGAATGTTGGATATACAGGGAGAATAAATCATCCTGCCAGACAAAATCATAGAATACTTCCATTTTTTTTAGAAGGGGAAGAATGGTTTCTTCAATATTCACCATATGTTTATTATAATGAACATGCTATTGTTTTTTCAAAGGAACATAGACCTATGAAAATAAATAAAGATACTTTTAGCAGAATAACAGCTTTTGTTGAACAAGTTCCACATTATTTCATAGGATCAAATGCAGATCTTCCTATTGTTGGAGGTTCTATTTTAAGCCATGATCATTATCAAGGAGGGCATCACGAGTTTCCAATGGCAAAATCTCCCATAGAAAAAGCATTAATTTTTAAAGGGTTTGAAGATATTGAAGCTGGTATAGTTAAATGGCCTATGTCAGTTATAAGAATAAAAAGTCATAATAGAAAAAAATTAGTTGAACTTGCTGTAAAAATACTTGATAATTGGAGAAAATATAATGATGAATCTTTAAATATTTATGCATTTTCTGATGAAATTCCACATAACACTATTACTCCTATTGGAAGAAGAAGAGGAAAAGATTTTGAACTTGACCTTGTACTTAGAAATAATAAAACAACTGAATTATATCCTTTAGGCATATTTCATCCACACGAAGATGTACATAACATAAAAAAAGAAAATATAGGTCTTATTGAAGTTATGGGACTTGCTGTTCTTCCTGGAAGACTGAAGGAGGAGTTAGAAATACTTGAAAGATATATGACAGAATCTGATTTTAAAACTAAAATCAAAAATGATACTAAAGTTGAAAAACATCTAGAATGGGCTATTAATATTAATAAAAAATATCTGAAAATAACTTCTGAAAACATAAAAAATATTTTAAAAAATGAAATTGGTATAACTTTTTCCAGAGTTCTTGAAGATGCTGGAGTATTCAAAAGAAATATTGAGGGACAGAATGGTTTAACAAGATTCATTGAATACATTAATATTAATTAG
- a CDS encoding galactokinase, whose protein sequence is MIKDLVQDFKTLFNYSGTVEVFFSPGRVNLIGEHTDYNGGFVFPCALDFGTYAVIKKREDKVFRMYSKNFKKLGIKEFSLDNLVNIPSDNWANYPKGVIKTFIDAEYKIDKGFDVLFFGNIPNGAGLSSSASIELLTSVILKEIFNLNIDMIEMVKLSQKAENNFIGVNCGIMDQFAIGMGKKDNAILLDCNTLEYHYASVKLNGASIVIANTNKKRGLADSKYNERRNSCEAAVKILNKNGIHIKNLGELTVDKFDEVKHLITDEEQLKRATHAVTENERTKTAVEKLNSGDVEAFGKLMNQSHISLRDDYEVTGFELDSLVEAAWEAKGVIGARMTGAGFGGCTVSIVKDQFIDEFIKSVGEKYKNKTGLTADFYVAKIGDGSRKLGDF, encoded by the coding sequence ATGATAAAAGATTTAGTACAGGATTTTAAAACTTTATTTAATTATTCTGGAACTGTTGAAGTATTTTTTTCTCCTGGAAGAGTAAATCTCATAGGAGAACATACTGATTATAATGGTGGATTTGTATTTCCCTGTGCTTTGGATTTTGGTACTTATGCTGTTATAAAAAAAAGAGAAGATAAAGTTTTTAGAATGTACTCTAAAAATTTTAAAAAATTAGGAATAAAAGAGTTTTCATTAGATAATCTTGTAAATATTCCATCAGATAATTGGGCCAATTATCCTAAGGGAGTAATAAAAACTTTTATAGATGCAGAATATAAAATAGATAAAGGATTTGATGTTTTGTTCTTTGGAAATATTCCAAATGGTGCTGGACTTTCTTCTTCGGCTTCAATTGAACTTCTTACATCAGTTATTTTAAAGGAAATTTTTAATCTTAATATAGATATGATAGAAATGGTGAAGCTTTCTCAGAAAGCTGAAAATAATTTTATAGGAGTGAATTGTGGAATAATGGATCAATTTGCTATAGGAATGGGTAAAAAAGACAATGCTATCCTTTTGGATTGTAATACTCTTGAATATCATTATGCTTCTGTAAAATTAAATGGTGCATCAATAGTTATAGCTAATACAAATAAAAAAAGAGGTCTTGCTGATTCTAAATACAACGAAAGAAGAAACTCTTGTGAAGCTGCAGTTAAAATCTTAAATAAAAATGGAATACATATAAAAAATCTTGGAGAACTTACTGTTGATAAATTTGATGAAGTAAAGCATCTTATAACTGATGAAGAACAGTTAAAAAGAGCAACTCATGCAGTAACTGAAAATGAAAGAACTAAAACTGCTGTTGAAAAATTAAATTCTGGTGATGTAGAGGCTTTTGGAAAACTGATGAATCAATCACATATTTCTTTAAGAGATGATTATGAAGTTACAGGGTTTGAATTAGATTCTTTAGTAGAAGCCGCTTGGGAAGCCAAGGGTGTAATAGGAGCCCGTATGACTGGAGCTGGATTCGGAGGATGTACTGTAAGTATTGTTAAAGATCAATTTATAGATGAATTTATCAAATCAGTTGGAGAAAAATATAAAAACAAAACAGGGTTAACTGCTGATTTCTATGTGGCTAAAATTGGAGATGGAAGTAGAAAGTTAGGTGATTTTTAA
- a CDS encoding ROK family transcriptional regulator — protein MKTASAKIKTLEFIKNSNGISRIELAKELDITPAGIGKIVNGFLKKGIIKEYGEGISTGGRKPLILRINEENIGMILGISLAPRFIQVSIGDINGKVLKTVKYSLEKKLLMKENNILKTVETIIKKELNRNKEISIISIIMNGMVESETGISIFSPHYNWKNIKLKELIEKKFNKRVFIENDVRGMALTEKIFGSCKDKHNFVVLSIGDGVGGSIFLNNSLYKGYGSISGELGHMVVKRNSSEKCSCGKRGCLETEVSNVAVIKKIISQIKLNNYSSLKNILNEKGTLNMEDIIKAVKEKDMLTLNIMNEAIYLTAHAIDGIISVINPEKIVLFGAIFKSSFLLKTLVNEIKKVTLDEQNYEIKVSEFSDNIYELSPFAVANYNIFKEI, from the coding sequence ATGAAAACAGCAAGTGCAAAGATAAAAACTTTGGAATTCATAAAAAACAGCAATGGAATTTCAAGAATAGAGTTAGCTAAAGAGCTGGATATTACCCCAGCAGGAATCGGAAAAATAGTAAATGGATTTCTAAAAAAAGGAATTATAAAAGAATATGGTGAAGGAATTTCTACTGGTGGGAGAAAACCTCTTATATTAAGAATAAATGAAGAAAATATAGGAATGATTTTGGGGATATCACTAGCACCAAGATTTATTCAAGTATCTATTGGAGACATAAATGGCAAAGTATTAAAAACTGTAAAGTATTCATTAGAGAAAAAGTTATTAATGAAAGAAAATAACATACTTAAAACGGTTGAAACTATTATAAAAAAAGAATTGAATAGAAATAAGGAAATATCAATAATATCTATTATAATGAATGGAATGGTTGAGAGTGAAACTGGAATATCTATTTTTTCTCCACATTATAATTGGAAAAATATAAAACTTAAAGAATTAATAGAAAAAAAGTTCAATAAAAGAGTTTTTATAGAAAATGATGTGAGAGGTATGGCCCTTACTGAAAAAATATTTGGTTCTTGTAAGGACAAACATAATTTTGTTGTATTAAGTATAGGAGATGGAGTTGGAGGAAGTATTTTTCTTAATAATTCACTTTATAAAGGATATGGATCTATTTCAGGGGAACTAGGACATATGGTGGTGAAAAGAAATAGTTCAGAAAAATGTTCATGTGGAAAAAGAGGATGTCTGGAGACTGAAGTGTCAAATGTCGCTGTTATTAAAAAAATAATCTCTCAAATAAAGTTAAATAATTACAGTAGTCTTAAGAATATTCTCAATGAAAAAGGAACATTAAATATGGAAGATATAATAAAAGCTGTGAAAGAGAAGGATATGCTTACTCTAAATATAATGAATGAAGCTATTTATCTTACTGCCCATGCTATAGATGGAATAATTTCGGTAATTAATCCTGAAAAAATAGTTCTTTTTGGTGCTATATTTAAGAGCAGTTTCTTATTAAAAACACTTGTCAATGAAATAAAAAAAGTAACATTAGATGAACAAAATTATGAAATAAAAGTCTCAGAATTTTCTGATAATATTTATGAACTTTCTCCATTTGCTGTAGCTAACTACAATATATTTAAGGAAATATAA
- the corA gene encoding magnesium/cobalt transporter CorA → MKNKKVGLAPGTLVYTGELKDERIKITFYSYNDRTVKKVIKNSLTELFSFNEKGFVNWIVIEGVHDVELIKKIGVLYEIDNLILEDILNINQRPKFEERDKYIVIFLKLIYLNKKTNEIEYEQISFILGEDYLITFQEKSENIFENLQERIEKGIGKIRKKKENYLTYALLDIIVDNYFLILENFEERMEILEEEIIKNPSKKIIEDIINLKKEISKFKRNVMPIKEILTKISNIDYFDESMNIYLKDLRDHGTIVYESIEIIYNRSSDLIQLCHSSIGNNMNEIMRILTTISTIFIPLSFLSGVYGMNFQYMPELSWEYGYYFILGLMFIVVAGMTLFFKRKNWW, encoded by the coding sequence ATGAAAAATAAAAAAGTTGGATTGGCACCAGGAACTCTTGTATATACAGGGGAACTAAAAGATGAGAGAATTAAAATCACCTTTTATTCGTATAATGATAGAACTGTAAAAAAAGTAATCAAGAATTCTCTTACTGAGTTATTTTCTTTTAATGAAAAAGGTTTTGTAAATTGGATAGTGATTGAAGGAGTACATGATGTTGAGTTAATAAAAAAAATAGGAGTTCTTTATGAAATAGATAATTTAATATTGGAAGATATTTTAAATATAAATCAACGTCCAAAATTTGAAGAGAGAGATAAATATATAGTTATTTTTTTAAAGTTGATATATTTAAATAAAAAAACTAATGAAATTGAATATGAACAGATATCTTTCATTTTAGGAGAAGATTATTTAATAACTTTTCAAGAAAAATCTGAAAATATTTTTGAAAATTTACAAGAAAGAATAGAAAAAGGAATAGGAAAAATAAGAAAGAAAAAGGAAAATTATCTAACTTATGCACTTCTTGATATTATTGTAGATAATTATTTTTTAATTTTAGAAAATTTTGAAGAAAGAATGGAAATTTTGGAAGAGGAAATAATCAAGAATCCATCTAAAAAAATTATAGAAGATATTATAAATTTAAAAAAAGAAATTTCAAAATTTAAAAGAAATGTTATGCCTATTAAGGAAATTTTAACAAAAATTTCAAATATTGATTATTTTGATGAGAGTATGAATATATACTTAAAAGATCTTCGTGATCATGGAACTATTGTCTATGAAAGTATAGAAATAATTTACAATAGAAGTAGTGATTTAATTCAACTTTGTCATTCATCAATAGGAAATAATATGAATGAAATAATGAGAATATTGACAACTATATCTACTATTTTTATACCTTTGAGTTTTTTATCTGGAGTCTATGGAATGAATTTTCAATATATGCCTGAACTATCTTGGGAATATGGATATTATTTTATCTTGGGATTAATGTTTATTGTTGTTGCAGGAATGACTTTATTTTTTAAAAGAAAGAACTGGTGGTAA
- a CDS encoding FMN-binding protein, translated as MKKLIISASLIISSIVVFAASEGIGFGYKDEIKVSVEKDGDKIIAIKVLEMKDTKRIAEPAIEKLTSEIIAKQSVEVDDVAGATYTSQGFKEAVADALKK; from the coding sequence ATGAAAAAATTAATTATTTCTGCTTCATTAATTATATCTTCAATTGTTGTTTTTGCAGCTTCAGAAGGTATAGGATTTGGATACAAAGATGAAATCAAAGTTTCTGTTGAAAAAGATGGAGATAAAATTATTGCTATAAAAGTTTTAGAAATGAAAGATACTAAAAGAATAGCTGAGCCAGCTATTGAAAAACTAACTTCTGAAATTATAGCTAAACAATCTGTTGAAGTTGATGATGTAGCAGGTGCTACTTATACTTCTCAAGGATTTAAAGAAGCTGTGGCAGATGCTTTAAAAAAATAA
- a CDS encoding site-specific integrase, whose product MKNPNGFGTVYKVTGNRRKPWRAIKTIGFDICKGRQIRKTVGYFETRKEALENLITFKFDPYNIEVENLTIDDIYNRWKEMHFKKLSKLSQSNYESNYTHFKPLKDRKIAQLKTMHLQEFMNNLELSESSKRNIKRMLNQLFKYALKYDIIEKDYTQFIELGKVEKILERKIFTDEEITKLWKYKELEWIDTILIMIYTGMRVGELLTIKNQDIDLENRTIRGGIKTEAGKNRLIPINMKILPFIKARMSLSNEYLIISKKEKELSYQTYSTYFKKLMDKLDMEHTIHDCRHTFASLLSNADANKVSIAKIIGHSNYDMTEKIYTHKDIEELKKAIDLI is encoded by the coding sequence ATGAAGAATCCAAATGGCTTTGGAACTGTCTATAAAGTTACTGGAAATAGACGCAAGCCTTGGAGAGCTATTAAAACAATAGGCTTTGATATCTGCAAAGGTAGACAGATTAGGAAAACAGTTGGATACTTTGAAACTAGAAAAGAAGCACTAGAAAACCTTATAACTTTTAAATTTGATCCATATAATATTGAAGTTGAAAATTTAACTATAGATGATATTTATAACAGATGGAAAGAGATGCACTTTAAAAAACTCTCAAAGCTTTCACAGAGCAATTATGAAAGCAACTATACACATTTTAAACCTTTAAAAGATAGAAAGATAGCACAACTCAAGACAATGCACCTTCAAGAGTTTATGAATAATCTTGAGTTATCAGAATCTAGTAAAAGAAACATAAAAAGGATGCTCAACCAATTATTTAAGTATGCTTTAAAATATGATATAATAGAGAAGGATTATACCCAATTTATAGAGTTAGGAAAGGTTGAAAAGATACTTGAAAGAAAAATCTTTACTGATGAGGAAATAACTAAGCTTTGGAAATATAAAGAATTAGAATGGATAGATACAATACTAATTATGATATATACTGGTATGAGAGTGGGAGAACTTTTAACTATTAAAAATCAGGATATAGACCTTGAGAATAGGACTATAAGAGGTGGAATAAAAACAGAAGCAGGAAAGAATAGGCTTATTCCTATCAACATGAAAATACTGCCATTTATCAAAGCCAGAATGTCCCTAAGTAATGAATATCTTATTATCAGTAAAAAAGAAAAAGAATTATCTTATCAAACATACTCAACATACTTTAAAAAATTGATGGATAAATTAGATATGGAACACACTATTCATGATTGTAGGCATACCTTTGCTAGTTTATTGAGTAATGCTGATGCAAACAAAGTATCAATAGCTAAAATTATTGGGCACAGTAATTATGATATGACTGAAAAGATTTATACTCACAAAGATATTGAGGAGCTTAAAAAAGCCATAGATTTAATTTAA